A single Salmo trutta chromosome 14, fSalTru1.1, whole genome shotgun sequence DNA region contains:
- the LOC115208540 gene encoding mitochondrial import receptor subunit TOM20 homolog, which yields MMGGKSSTIAAGVCGALFVGYCIYFDRKRRSDPNFKNRLRERRRNQAAAKQGTGLSKLPDLKDAEAVQKFFLEEIQLGEELLAQGDYENGVEHLTNAIAVCGQPQQLLQVLQQTLPPPVFQMLLTKLPTISQRIVSAQGSLNEDDLE from the exons ATGATGGGCGGTAAATCGAGCACGATAGCCGCCGGTGTTTGCGGGGCTCTGTTCGTCGGCTACTGCATCTACTTCGACAGGAAAAGACGGAGTGACCCCAACTTCAAGAACAGGCTGCGAGAAC GGAGGAGAAATCAGGCGGCTGCAAAACAAGGGACAGGACTGTCGAAG CTCCCAGACCTGAAGGATGCTGAGGCGGTCCAGAAGTTCTTTCTGGAGGAGATTCAGCTGGGAGAGGAGCTGTTGGCTCAGG GAGACTACGAGAACGGCGTGGAGCACCTGACCAACGCCATCGCCGTGTGCGGCCAGCCCCAGCAGCTTCTCCAGGTGCTGCAGCAGACCCTCCCGCCACCTGTCTTCCAGATGCTACTCACCAAACTGCCCACCATCAGCCAG CGTATTGTGAGCGCACAAGGTAGCTTGAATGAAGACGACTTAGAATGA
- the LOC115208539 gene encoding RNA-binding protein 34, whose product MDYVVGSVSGSLFPKESASSSGSLSALFQAAPVVDTLFFVPAPAPKPEPRSVEEKEGAVTKVPNNQKQTKKAAKDKSAADLNLENRESALQNADEDEQVPKMPKKTKRKAVEMGEGGATEEEDRQTKKKRIGAQIAEERVKQKRTVFVGNLPPSCTKKTLQLVFKDQGAIESVRFRSVVREDPSMSRKVAAIQRKVHPKKQSINAYVVFEAEEGAEKALERNGMEIEKDFHIRVDRVSKSASHDHKRSIFIGNLPFDINELPLRQHFEECGKVEGVRLVRDKNSGMGKGFGYILFQSIDAVQLALKLDGSKLLERTVRVKRSVEKEKEKKVVHRGPRGKERETKCAGKEPIKGGFKGRLGQGGPQNKSSGRPQGKGPQIKSMGKTFKKSPGEAQKATTGPSSFKGEMADPNSKKAKAKALKKKLKPRKRNRVVHI is encoded by the exons ATGGACTATGTAGTGGGATCAGTATCAGGCAGCTTGTTTCCAAAGGAGTCTGCATCCAGTTCGGGATCTTTATCTGCCTTGTTCCAAGCTGCACCAGTAGTTGACACTCTGTTCTTTGTTCCTGCTCCCGCTCCCAAG CCTGAACCGAGGAGCGTGGAGGAGAAGGAAGGCGCAGTCACAAAAGTCCCGAACAACCAGAAACAAACGAAGAAAGCTGCAAAGGACAAATCGGCTGCAGACCTAAATCTAGAAAACAG AGAAAGTGCGTTACAAAATGCTGACGAAGATGAACAGGTCCCAAAGATGCCCAAGAAGACTAAAAGGAaagctgtggagatgggagaagggggTGCGACAGAGGAAGAGGACAGGCAGACAAAAAAAAAGAGGATTGGAGCCCAAATTGCGGAGGAGAGGGTAAAGCAGAAACGGACGGTGTTTGTCGGCAACCTTCCTCCCAGCTGCACAAAGAAG ACACTACAGCTTGTCTTCAAGGATCAGGGAGCCATTGAAAGCGTTCGATTTCGATCAGTG GTAAGAGAGGATCCATCTATGTCACGCAAAGTAGCAGCTATTCA ACGCAAGGTTCACCCAAAGAAGCAGAGCATCAATGCCTACGTGGTGTTCGAAGCTGAGGAAGGAGCCGAGAAGGCATTGGAAAG GAACGGCATGGAGATTGAGAAAGACTTTCACATCCGGGTGGACAGGGTCTCCAAAAGTGCATCG CACGATCACAAGAGGTCAATATTCATTGGCAATCTACCATTCG ATATAAACGAATTGCCACTGCGACAGCACTTTGAGGAGTGTGGCAAGGTGGAGGGGGTGCGGCTGGTGCGGGACAAGAACTCTGGAATGGGCAAGGGCTTCGGCTACATCTTATTCCAG AGCATCGATGCTGTCCAGCTGGCCTTGAAACTAGACGGCTCCAAACTCCTCGAGAGGACGGTCCGGGTGAAGAGGTCggtggagaaggagaaagagaagaaagtgGTGCACAGAGGGCCtagagggaaagaaagggagaCTAAGTGTGCAGGGAAGGAACCTATCAAAGGGGGATTTAAGGGGAGACTGGGCCAGGGCGGTCCCCAAAACAAGTCTTCCGGGAGGCCGCAGGGGAAGGGGCCTCAAATCAAATCGATGGGGAAGACATTCAAGAAAAGTCCAGGCGAGGCACAGAAAGCCACCACAGGCCCCTCTTCCTTCAAAGGTGAGATGGCAGACCCAAACAGCAAAAAAGCAAAGGCGAAAGCACTGAAGAAGAAACTCAAACCGAGGAAAAGGAATCGGGTTGTACACATTTGA
- the tbce gene encoding tubulin-specific chaperone E yields MRVPDQTQPTTMHEGLPSDAVGRRVACDGERGTVRFVGTVPPTAGLWLGVEWDNPDRGKHDGSHEGVHYFTCRHPKGGSFVRPKKASFGVDYLTAIRRRYEMEVQQVLGEEIQISTRTVEMVGFEAITEKQKVENLTDVALRLCEVSSPGPANEIRNTTPHVLMLDLCGNLLCCWDDVMAVTEQMEELKELQLSHNRLRVPSNPTVRPRAFSCLRVLSLTNCALTWPQLLECAPMWPLLEELYVSENDITELQKPNNVLQSLTVLDLSTNPLVDRTVLSIGELPRLENLNMSKTGLSTLRFDDALPGCNTAMFPALKILAVNSNNISEWSVINELEKLQSLVRLSCRQNPLLSQERNPATAMQLLIARVGRLEALNRWTVLPEDRRGAELDYCKMFGLEWLASGGHRDPQQNRPSAEFTSQHPRYQSLIQKYGAPEDSELKKQEPFALKNQLLSITFVCPDETDRKSVVKKLPDSMIVQKVKGLLYRLLKIPSAELKLSYTSSKMEGKEIEIDNDLKPLQFYSIEDGDKVLVRWL; encoded by the exons ATGAGAGTCCCTGACCAGACACAACCCACCACCATGCACGAGGGCCTTCCATCAGACGCAGTGGGCAGACGTGTGGCTTGTGACGGGGAGCGTGGCACGGTGCGGTTTGTTGGCACTGTACCGCCAACTGCAg GGTTGTGGCTTGGTGTGGAGTGGGACAACCCTGATCGAGGCAAACACGATGGCAGCCATGAAGGTGTCCACTACTTCACTTGCAG GCACCCGAAGGGAGGCTCTTTCGTCCGGCCTAAGAAGGCCAGCTTCGGGGTGGACTACCTGACGGCCATCAGGCGGCGTTACGAGATGGAGGTCCAGCAGGTCTTGGGAGAGGAGATCCAGATCTCCACGAGGACGGTGGAGATGGTGGGCTTCGAGGCCATCACAGAGAAACAGAA GGTGGAAAACCTGACTGATGTTGCACTGAGGTTGTGCGAGGTTTCCAGCCCGGGCCCTGCAAATGAAATCCGAAACACCACTCCCC ACGTGCTGATGTTGGACCTGTGTGGGAACCTCCTGTGCTGCTGGGACGATGTGATGGCCGTCACGGAGCAGATGGAGGAACTCAAAGAGCTTCAGCTCAG CCACAACAGACTGCGTGTGCCCTCCAACCCTACGGTGCGACCCCGGGCCTTCTCCTGCCTCAGGGTCCTCTCCCTCACCAACTGTGCCCTCACGTGGCCTCAG CTGCTTGAGTGTGCCCCCATGTGGCCACTGCTGGAAGAGCTCTACGTCTCTGAGAATGACATCACTGAACTACAGAA GCCAAACAATGTCTTACAGTCTTTGACAGTTTTGGATCTCTCAACAAACCCTTTGGTTGATAGAACCGTACTGAGTATTGGCGAACTGCCTAG ACTGGAGAATCTAAATATGTCTAAGACTGGTTTGTCAACCTTGCGGTTTGATGACGCACTGCCTG GTTGCAATACAGCTATGTTTCCTGCCCTGAAAATTCTGGCAGTTAACAGCAACAACATTTCAGAG tggtcggTAATAAACGAGCTAGAGAAGCTGCAGAGCCTGGTCCGGTTGTCGTGTCGGCAGAACCCCCTGCTGAGCCAGGAAAGGAACCCCGCCACGGCCATGCAGCTGCTTATTGCCAGGGTGGGCCGGCTGGAGGCCCTCAACAGGTGGACG GTCCTGCCTGAGGACAGGAGGGGGGCGGAGCTGGACTACTGCAAGATGTTCGGGCTAGAGTGGCTGGCATCCGGGGGACACCGAGACCCCCAGCAGAACCGCCCCAGTGCTGAATTCACCTCACAGCACCCCCGCTATCAGAGTCTCATACAGA aaTACGGAGCTCCAGAAGACAGCGAACTGAAGAAGCAAGAGCCATTTGCACTGAAAAACCAGCTCTTAA GCATAACATTTGTTTGTCCAGATGAGACGGACCGAAAATCTGTGGTGAAGAAACTCCCAG aTTCCATGATTGTTCAGAAAGTGAAGGGGCTGCTCTACAGACTGCTAAAGATACCGAGTGCTGAGTTGAAACTCTCCTACACTAGCTCAAAG ATGGAGGGCAAAGAGATTGAGATCGACAATGACCTGAAACCGCTACAGTTCTACTCCATCGAAGACGGAGACAAGGTCCTTGTCCGCTGGTTGTGA